From Flavobacterium arcticum, the proteins below share one genomic window:
- a CDS encoding TrmH family RNA methyltransferase yields the protein MKNTFDIDYLTYIESFITEDRQQRFLDVLKNRTKHFTVAIEDVFQLHNTSAVMRTCEVFGIQELNVIEERFGKDIDKEIAMGAQKWVDVNRFNSTAACINNLKERGYKIIATSPHESSSPLDTFDITEPAALFFGTEKSGLSDEVIKAADGFVHIPMAGFTESLNISNSAAIIIQDIANRLRQSDIKWNLSEKEIIDKRIDWTRKTVKDIDFITQKYLEGVV from the coding sequence ATGAAAAATACATTTGATATTGATTACCTTACTTATATTGAGAGTTTTATTACAGAAGATAGGCAACAGCGATTTCTGGATGTATTAAAAAATCGTACTAAACACTTTACAGTAGCTATAGAAGATGTTTTTCAGTTACATAATACTAGTGCTGTAATGCGTACTTGTGAAGTGTTTGGCATACAAGAGCTTAATGTGATAGAAGAGAGATTTGGTAAAGATATTGATAAAGAAATAGCTATGGGTGCCCAAAAATGGGTAGATGTAAACCGTTTTAATAGTACCGCTGCTTGTATAAATAATTTAAAAGAAAGAGGTTATAAAATAATAGCTACTTCGCCACATGAGAGTTCAAGTCCACTAGATACATTTGATATAACTGAGCCTGCTGCTTTGTTTTTTGGTACAGAAAAATCGGGGCTTTCGGATGAAGTTATTAAAGCTGCTGATGGTTTTGTACATATACCTATGGCAGGTTTTACAGAGAGTTTAAATATATCTAACTCTGCCGCTATAATTATACAAGATATAGCAAACAGATTGCGACAATCTGATATTAAATGGAATTTATCTGAAAAAGAGATAATAGATAAACGTATTGACTGGACACGAAAAACAGTAAAAGATATTGATTTTATTACCCAAAAATATCTAGAAGGAGTAGTTTAG
- a CDS encoding carboxypeptidase-like regulatory domain-containing protein, whose product MRYFVVFLFLSFSICSFAQQEETVSGIIINDGTLKPAVNVNIININKVKGTLTDLKGNFTIEASVNDTLHISLIGYQSIKVRVTNDWINNTTTTKIPLTERAYTLEEVIINKYNLTGYLQIDSKLAPIKENNYRYSISGLPQGYEGGQNSPNAFKRIVSSVLNPADLLHNIFGKKPAEMRRLREMKKDDTVRNALASKFDRETLAALLGVTKDEIADILERCNYSEAFITTANDLQIMDAISGCYEEYKVLNRDN is encoded by the coding sequence ATGAGATATTTTGTAGTTTTTTTATTTTTAAGTTTTTCTATTTGCAGCTTTGCGCAACAGGAAGAAACCGTTTCGGGGATTATCATTAACGATGGTACACTAAAACCAGCAGTTAACGTTAATATTATTAATATTAATAAGGTTAAAGGAACTCTTACCGACCTAAAAGGAAACTTTACCATAGAAGCAAGTGTAAATGACACGCTTCATATATCCTTAATAGGTTACCAGTCTATAAAAGTGAGAGTAACTAATGACTGGATAAACAATACCACTACAACCAAAATACCACTTACAGAAAGGGCTTATACTTTAGAGGAAGTAATTATAAACAAATATAACCTTACAGGCTATTTGCAAATTGACTCTAAATTAGCACCTATTAAAGAGAATAATTACCGTTATAGTATATCAGGATTACCGCAAGGCTATGAGGGCGGACAAAATTCACCTAATGCTTTTAAGCGTATTGTAAGCTCTGTGCTTAACCCTGCCGATTTACTACATAATATATTTGGTAAAAAACCTGCCGAAATGCGTAGGCTAAGGGAAATGAAAAAAGATGATACCGTGAGGAACGCATTGGCTTCTAAATTTGACAGAGAAACACTTGCAGCATTACTTGGTGTTACTAAAGATGAAATAGCCGATATATTAGAGCGTTGTAACTACTCCGAAGCTTTTATAACCACAGCTAATGACCTACAAATTATGGATGCCATAAGCGGTTGTTATGAAGAGTATAAAGTACTTAACAGAGATAACTAA
- a CDS encoding non-canonical purine NTP diphosphatase: MKLVFASNNKNKIQEIKHQLPVDIELLSLEDIGCNQDIPETANTIEGNAILKANYVTKNYGYDCFADDTGLEVDALNGAPGVYSARYAGDQKDANDNINKILNELNGITNRKANFKTVIALNLNGKQYLFTGIAKGEITIDRSGNKGFGYDPVFKPEGKNLTFAEISLEEKTILSHRGKAVTQLLDFLKK; the protein is encoded by the coding sequence ATGAAACTCGTTTTTGCCTCTAATAATAAAAACAAGATACAAGAAATAAAACACCAACTTCCTGTAGATATTGAGTTACTAAGCCTTGAAGATATTGGTTGTAACCAAGATATACCCGAAACCGCCAATACTATAGAGGGTAATGCAATATTAAAAGCAAACTATGTTACTAAAAACTATGGTTATGATTGCTTCGCCGATGACACAGGACTTGAAGTTGATGCTCTAAACGGTGCACCTGGAGTATATTCGGCACGTTATGCTGGCGATCAAAAAGATGCTAACGATAATATAAATAAAATACTTAACGAGTTAAATGGTATAACCAATAGAAAAGCAAACTTTAAAACCGTTATTGCACTCAATCTTAACGGTAAACAGTATTTATTTACAGGTATAGCAAAAGGTGAAATAACAATAGACAGGTCAGGCAATAAAGGCTTTGGTTATGACCCAGTTTTTAAACCTGAAGGAAAAAACTTAACTTTTGCAGAGATTTCACTCGAAGAAAAGACCATACTAAGCCATCGTGGTAAAGCTGTAACACAGTTACTAGACTTCCTTAAAAAATAA
- a CDS encoding TM2 domain-containing protein, with amino-acid sequence MDSQKVDMYVMTNAKYFKSQQLNYIRERMLAMDDSKWSMLQSVELKDPTTILIVSILAGGLGIDRFMIGDTGLGVAKLLTCGGAGIWALVDLFLIMDATRDKNMEKVQQFLA; translated from the coding sequence ATGGACTCACAAAAAGTGGACATGTATGTCATGACAAACGCTAAGTACTTCAAAAGTCAGCAATTAAACTACATTCGCGAAAGAATGTTAGCTATGGATGACTCTAAATGGAGTATGCTACAAAGCGTAGAATTAAAAGACCCAACAACTATTCTTATTGTTTCTATACTTGCAGGTGGTCTTGGTATAGATCGTTTTATGATAGGCGATACAGGACTTGGGGTAGCTAAGTTATTAACTTGTGGTGGTGCTGGTATATGGGCTCTTGTAGATTTATTCCTTATTATGGATGCTACTCGTGACAAAAACATGGAAAAAGTACAGCAATTCCTTGCATAG
- a CDS encoding DUF4834 domain-containing protein, which translates to MFIFEEILIIMVTASLTGILRTIFILILVYYAVKFLLRLFAPVLMQQVVKKAEQNFYNQQQFNQQQNNNQQQASRNENKKPKESKKVGEYIDFEEID; encoded by the coding sequence TTGTTTATTTTTGAAGAAATTTTAATAATAATGGTAACGGCATCTCTTACAGGAATACTGCGTACAATATTTATATTAATACTTGTTTATTATGCAGTTAAGTTTTTACTTCGCCTTTTTGCCCCTGTTTTAATGCAACAGGTAGTTAAAAAAGCCGAACAAAATTTTTATAACCAACAACAATTCAATCAACAGCAAAATAATAACCAACAGCAGGCTTCACGAAACGAAAATAAAAAGCCTAAGGAAAGTAAAAAAGTTGGCGAATATATTGATTTTGAAGAAATTGATTAA
- a CDS encoding TIR domain-containing protein, producing the protein MTNKKNSKKEEKKNITKKSARLNQTDVPSVTLDKALKVSQAIIDNYAGAPIKPLQLAQALNVTPSSGGFRMLCGASIAYGLTKGGYNASEISLEPLANKILKPTIEDEDITAKIEAFLKPRVFNEFFNRYNGAAIPRDDIAKNVLEQIGVPSDKTNSVLESMILEGESLGLIIDLKGKKYIQLEVKNFDSTESKDIKTNISDDSLLPKNLEENVDNSNIHEKEVPPLNKDNKHDEKIKKVFITHGKNTKFIDPIKKLLSFGELQPLVSVEKTTISQPVPDKVMNDMRSCGSAIIHVEDELKLIDDKANEHVIINPNVLIEIGAAMALYGRRFILLVKEGIKLPSNLQGLFEVRYDGDALDGNATIKLLEAINDIKNQSLPK; encoded by the coding sequence ATGACAAATAAAAAAAACTCTAAAAAAGAAGAGAAAAAGAATATAACAAAAAAATCCGCGCGTCTAAATCAGACAGACGTACCTAGTGTTACACTGGATAAAGCACTAAAAGTATCACAAGCAATTATAGATAATTATGCGGGTGCCCCCATAAAGCCTTTGCAATTAGCTCAAGCATTAAACGTTACCCCTAGTTCTGGTGGTTTTAGAATGCTCTGTGGAGCATCTATAGCATATGGTTTAACAAAGGGGGGATATAACGCATCAGAAATTTCATTAGAGCCATTAGCAAATAAAATACTAAAGCCAACAATAGAAGACGAAGATATTACAGCTAAAATAGAAGCATTTTTAAAACCGAGAGTATTTAATGAATTCTTCAATCGTTATAATGGAGCTGCAATTCCCAGAGATGATATTGCTAAGAATGTTTTAGAGCAAATAGGTGTCCCAAGTGATAAAACAAATAGCGTACTTGAGTCAATGATTTTAGAAGGCGAAAGTCTTGGTTTAATCATTGATTTAAAAGGTAAGAAGTATATTCAACTTGAAGTTAAGAATTTTGATTCTACAGAAAGTAAAGATATTAAAACTAATATTTCTGATGATAGTTTACTTCCTAAGAATTTGGAAGAAAATGTTGATAATAGTAATATACATGAGAAAGAAGTACCCCCTTTAAATAAGGATAATAAACATGATGAAAAAATAAAAAAAGTATTTATAACTCATGGTAAAAACACAAAATTCATTGATCCAATCAAAAAATTATTGAGTTTTGGAGAATTACAACCTTTGGTTTCTGTAGAAAAAACAACTATTTCTCAACCTGTTCCTGATAAAGTAATGAACGATATGAGATCATGTGGTTCAGCTATTATACATGTAGAAGATGAATTAAAGCTTATTGATGATAAAGCCAATGAACACGTAATTATAAATCCCAATGTATTAATTGAAATCGGGGCTGCGATGGCATTATACGGTAGGAGATTTATACTACTTGTTAAAGAAGGGATAAAACTACCATCTAATCTCCAAGGTCTTTTTGAGGTCAGGTATGATGGAGACGCACTCGATGGAAATGCAACAATAAAACTTTTAGAAGCAATAAATGATATAAAAAATCAAAGTTTACCTAAATAA
- a CDS encoding transporter translates to MNIVKKITTYIFLLSYCVINAQYTDQINSNRPGLSVSAFAVGKTIAQVETGIYGIMEKHSILNYETRGMGVDLSLRYGAFMEELEFVVDMQYQFDQQEDALYITNRNDFKQFTVGAKYLIYDPDKNYKPELNLYSWKANHKFKWRNLIPAFAVYGGVNLIGGDNPYTFPEDQISAKIAAITQNHFGKWVWVNNIIFDKFPTDYPSIGVISTLTRGFNEKWSGFIEFQGFSSDYYADGLGRLGAAHLLSDTMQIDASITGNFKDTPSILYGSIGFSWRFDANYKDILVAGKGEREDEYNEEQKKKKEKKDKEREERKKKKNQRLDEVELDGN, encoded by the coding sequence ATGAATATTGTAAAAAAGATAACTACTTATATTTTTCTATTAAGCTACTGTGTAATAAATGCTCAATACACCGATCAGATAAATTCTAACCGTCCTGGGCTTTCTGTTTCGGCATTCGCCGTTGGTAAAACTATCGCACAAGTAGAAACAGGTATTTATGGAATAATGGAAAAGCATAGTATACTTAACTATGAAACACGCGGTATGGGAGTAGACCTTTCTTTACGCTATGGTGCTTTTATGGAAGAGTTAGAATTCGTGGTTGATATGCAGTATCAGTTCGATCAGCAAGAAGATGCATTATACATAACCAATAGAAACGATTTTAAACAGTTTACCGTTGGGGCTAAATATCTTATATATGACCCTGATAAGAATTATAAACCAGAGCTAAACTTATATAGCTGGAAAGCGAATCATAAATTTAAATGGAGAAATCTTATACCTGCATTTGCAGTATATGGAGGGGTAAATCTTATTGGTGGGGATAACCCTTATACTTTTCCCGAAGATCAAATAAGTGCTAAAATAGCAGCTATAACACAAAACCATTTTGGTAAATGGGTATGGGTTAACAATATAATATTTGACAAGTTCCCTACGGACTATCCTAGTATTGGCGTTATTTCTACGCTTACACGCGGATTTAACGAAAAATGGTCAGGGTTTATCGAATTTCAAGGGTTTAGTAGCGACTACTATGCCGATGGTTTAGGCAGACTGGGTGCAGCTCACCTATTAAGCGACACTATGCAAATAGATGCATCAATAACGGGTAACTTTAAAGATACTCCCTCTATATTATATGGTAGTATTGGGTTTTCTTGGCGATTTGATGCTAACTATAAAGATATACTTGTAGCCGGTAAAGGCGAACGTGAAGATGAGTATAATGAAGAGCAGAAAAAGAAGAAAGAGAAAAAAGATAAAGAAAGAGAAGAGCGAAAAAAGAAGAAAAATCAACGTCTTGATGAAGTAGAACTTGACGGAAATTAA
- a CDS encoding DUF2752 domain-containing protein, whose translation MNKKKLYLIITLGLIAGYSWLTYILLQDNPKHSSMSACFFKNITGVPCPSCGNTRSILSLIKGNFNNAIFINPLGFIVAGIMFIFPFWLLYDISLKKNTLHKSYLYFEKTIKIKPIAIVLIILLIANWIWNIQKGL comes from the coding sequence ATGAATAAAAAAAAGCTATATCTTATTATTACCCTAGGACTAATAGCTGGATATAGCTGGCTGACATATATATTGCTTCAGGATAACCCTAAGCACAGTAGTATGTCAGCTTGTTTTTTTAAAAACATTACAGGAGTACCCTGCCCTTCTTGTGGTAATACCCGATCGATACTTTCGCTAATAAAAGGTAATTTTAATAATGCTATATTTATAAACCCTTTAGGATTTATAGTTGCAGGTATAATGTTCATTTTCCCATTTTGGTTATTATATGACATCAGTCTAAAAAAAAATACACTACACAAAAGCTACTTGTATTTTGAAAAAACAATAAAAATTAAACCTATAGCTATAGTATTAATTATACTACTAATTGCAAACTGGATATGGAACATACAGAAAGGGTTATAA
- a CDS encoding GTP cyclohydrolase, translating into MITIKEAKTKKEIKEFIKFSFKLYKDCPYWIPPIINDELENFDVTKNPAFAHADAKFYLAYRDNKIVGKTAVIINWQEVKIQHKNKVRFGWFDVIDDIEVTKALLEKVYEYGREHNMEYAEGPIGFSNLDKVGALTEGYDKIGTAITWYNYPYYIEHFEKLGFVKEKEYIESIFPFENVKPEAYRKATDLVKRRYELKAISFSTTAEVMPYVDKMFDLFNKSYEKLASFVAVSEVQKEYFKKKYIGLINPEYIKFVEDKDGNLVAFSIVMPSFAKALIKANGKLFPFGFLHLLKAKKHSKDVVFYLIGIDPEYQNKGVTAIIFDEYYKIFSKNKIQNCIRTPELEDNFAMHNLWKHFDPVVHKRRRTYRKDI; encoded by the coding sequence ATGATAACCATAAAAGAAGCAAAGACTAAAAAAGAAATAAAAGAATTTATTAAATTTTCTTTTAAATTATATAAAGATTGTCCTTACTGGATACCTCCCATAATAAATGACGAACTTGAAAATTTTGATGTAACAAAAAACCCTGCCTTTGCTCATGCCGATGCCAAATTTTATCTTGCTTATCGTGATAATAAAATTGTAGGTAAAACTGCCGTAATAATAAACTGGCAAGAAGTAAAAATACAACATAAAAATAAAGTGCGTTTTGGTTGGTTTGATGTTATAGATGATATAGAAGTAACTAAAGCCTTATTAGAAAAGGTTTATGAATACGGTAGAGAACATAATATGGAATATGCCGAAGGCCCTATTGGTTTTTCTAATTTAGACAAAGTAGGAGCACTTACTGAGGGGTATGATAAAATAGGTACTGCTATAACATGGTATAATTACCCTTATTATATAGAGCATTTTGAAAAACTAGGATTTGTAAAAGAAAAAGAATATATAGAAAGTATATTTCCTTTTGAAAATGTTAAACCTGAAGCTTATAGAAAAGCTACAGACCTTGTTAAAAGAAGGTATGAGCTTAAAGCTATAAGTTTTTCTACTACTGCCGAGGTCATGCCATATGTTGATAAAATGTTTGACCTGTTTAATAAAAGTTATGAAAAACTAGCTTCTTTTGTAGCAGTATCAGAAGTACAAAAAGAATACTTCAAGAAAAAATACATAGGTCTTATCAACCCTGAATATATAAAATTTGTTGAGGATAAGGATGGGAACTTAGTAGCCTTTAGCATTGTAATGCCATCATTTGCAAAAGCTCTTATAAAGGCTAACGGAAAACTTTTCCCTTTTGGATTTTTACACTTACTAAAAGCTAAAAAGCATAGTAAAGATGTGGTGTTTTACCTAATAGGCATAGACCCTGAATACCAAAACAAGGGTGTTACAGCTATAATATTTGATGAATATTATAAAATTTTCAGCAAAAACAAAATTCAAAACTGTATTAGAACCCCTGAACTTGAAGACAACTTTGCCATGCATAATCTATGGAAACACTTTGATCCTGTAGTACACAAGCGCAGGAGGACATATAGAAAAGATATTTAA
- a CDS encoding aminotransferase class I/II-fold pyridoxal phosphate-dependent enzyme, with the protein MVNDLFERIQKNKGPLGKWASQAEGYYVFPKLEGPLSNRMMFHGKEVISWSINDYLGLANHPEVRKVDAEAAAEYGSAYPMGARMMSGHTSVHEQLEQELAAFVKKESAYLLNFGYQGMVSIIDALVSKNDIIVYDVDSHACIIDGVRLHMGKRFTYKHNDIESLEKNLERATNMAEQTGGGILVITEGVFGMRGQQGKLKEIIALKEKYNFRLLADDAHGFGTLGKTGAGAGEEQGCQDGIDVYFSTFAKSMASIGAFVAADKDVIDFLKYNLRSQMFAKSLPMLLVKGALKRLDMLRTMPELKAKLWENVNALQNGLKSRGFNIGDTNTCVTPVYLEGSIPEAMVMVNDLRENYGIFLSIVVYPVIPKGIILLRMIPTATHTMEDIELTLKAYEAIREKLESGTYKKIAAETTVDVSAE; encoded by the coding sequence ATGGTAAACGATTTATTTGAAAGGATACAAAAGAATAAAGGTCCTTTAGGGAAATGGGCTTCTCAGGCAGAAGGGTATTATGTTTTTCCTAAATTAGAAGGTCCCTTGTCAAACCGCATGATGTTTCATGGGAAAGAGGTTATTAGCTGGAGTATAAACGATTACCTTGGCTTGGCAAACCACCCCGAAGTAAGAAAAGTAGATGCCGAAGCAGCAGCAGAATATGGATCTGCGTACCCGATGGGAGCAAGAATGATGAGTGGGCATACATCGGTACACGAGCAGTTAGAGCAAGAGCTTGCCGCTTTTGTAAAAAAAGAATCAGCATATTTACTTAACTTTGGTTATCAAGGTATGGTATCTATTATAGATGCTTTGGTGTCTAAAAATGATATTATAGTATATGATGTAGATTCTCATGCTTGTATTATAGATGGTGTTCGTTTGCACATGGGAAAACGATTTACTTATAAGCATAACGATATAGAGAGCCTTGAGAAAAATCTAGAGCGTGCTACTAATATGGCAGAGCAAACAGGTGGTGGTATACTTGTTATTACTGAGGGTGTATTTGGTATGCGAGGACAGCAAGGTAAACTAAAAGAGATTATAGCTCTTAAAGAGAAGTATAATTTTAGATTATTAGCAGATGATGCGCATGGTTTTGGTACACTAGGTAAAACAGGAGCAGGAGCAGGAGAGGAGCAAGGATGCCAAGATGGTATAGATGTTTACTTCTCTACTTTTGCAAAATCTATGGCAAGCATAGGGGCATTTGTTGCTGCTGATAAAGATGTTATTGATTTCCTTAAATATAATTTGCGTTCGCAAATGTTTGCTAAATCATTACCAATGCTCTTAGTAAAAGGTGCGCTTAAGCGTCTTGATATGCTTAGAACAATGCCAGAACTTAAAGCTAAACTTTGGGAAAATGTAAATGCATTACAAAACGGGCTAAAAAGCAGAGGTTTTAATATAGGTGATACTAACACTTGTGTAACTCCTGTTTATCTTGAAGGTAGTATTCCTGAAGCAATGGTTATGGTAAATGACCTAAGAGAAAATTATGGTATATTCTTATCAATAGTAGTATATCCTGTAATTCCTAAAGGTATTATATTACTACGAATGATACCTACTGCTACACATACTATGGAGGATATAGAGCTTACATTAAAGGCCTATGAAGCTATACGTGAAAAACTAGAAAGTGGTACTTACAAGAAAATTGCTGCCGAAACTACAGTTGATGTTTCTGCTGAATAA
- a CDS encoding DEAD/DEAH box helicase, with amino-acid sequence MNKFEQLGLNESLLKAINDLGFENPSEVQEKAIPLLLEKDTDIVALAQTGTGKTAAFGFPLIQKIDPENRNTQALILSPTRELCLQITNEIKLYAKYVKGLHTVAVYGGASITDQAREIKRGAQIIVATPGRMQDMINRGLVNISKIDYCILDEADEMLNMGFYEDIVSILSTSPENKSTWLFSATMPQEVSRIAKEFMRKPLEITVGHKNSGSSTVSHEFYLVNARDRFEALKRLADANPDIFSVVFCRTKRDTQAVAEKLIDSGYNAAALHGDLSQAQRDSVMKSFRNRQIQMLVATDVAARGIDVDNITHVINYQLPDEIETYNHRSGRTGRAGKLGTSIVIITKSELRKITSIERIIKQKFEEKTIPSGMEICEIQLFHLANRIKDVEVDHEINSYLPAIYEVMKDLSKEELIQKIVSVEFNRFINYYKKNRDLSTQAAGDRRDGGDHIGNNSGAVRYFVNIGSRDNFDWMSLKDFLRDTLGLGRDDVFKVDVKEGFSFFNTNAEHTQAVLDTLNSVQLEGRKINVEISKNDGGSNNRRRDHNGRSGSGGGGRRSQSFGAGKSNRRESSSERPARRGEGRSDSRERRPRRS; translated from the coding sequence ATGAATAAATTTGAACAATTAGGATTGAATGAATCGCTTCTGAAGGCGATAAACGATCTAGGATTTGAAAATCCGTCAGAAGTACAGGAAAAAGCGATTCCCCTATTATTGGAAAAAGATACAGATATTGTAGCATTAGCACAGACTGGTACAGGGAAAACCGCTGCTTTTGGTTTTCCGCTTATCCAGAAAATAGACCCGGAGAACAGAAACACACAGGCACTTATATTATCACCAACGCGTGAACTTTGCCTACAGATTACAAACGAGATTAAACTTTACGCTAAATACGTAAAAGGGCTTCATACCGTAGCGGTATATGGTGGTGCTAGCATTACAGACCAAGCAAGAGAAATTAAAAGAGGAGCACAAATTATTGTTGCTACTCCAGGGCGTATGCAAGACATGATTAATAGAGGTTTAGTAAACATCTCTAAAATTGATTATTGTATACTTGATGAAGCAGATGAAATGCTTAATATGGGCTTTTATGAAGATATCGTTTCGATACTTTCTACATCGCCAGAAAATAAGAGTACATGGTTATTCTCGGCTACAATGCCACAAGAAGTATCGCGTATTGCAAAAGAGTTCATGAGAAAACCACTCGAAATAACAGTGGGACATAAAAACTCAGGTTCATCTACCGTTTCTCACGAATTTTACTTAGTAAATGCACGTGACCGTTTTGAAGCATTAAAACGTCTTGCAGATGCTAACCCAGATATTTTCTCGGTTGTATTCTGTCGTACAAAAAGAGATACACAAGCTGTTGCCGAAAAACTAATTGATAGCGGATATAACGCTGCTGCATTACATGGTGATTTATCGCAGGCACAGCGTGACTCAGTAATGAAATCGTTTAGAAATAGACAAATACAAATGCTTGTTGCAACTGATGTTGCTGCAAGGGGTATAGATGTAGATAACATTACACACGTTATTAACTACCAACTTCCTGATGAAATAGAAACTTACAACCACCGTAGTGGACGTACAGGTCGTGCTGGTAAATTAGGTACATCTATTGTTATTATTACTAAAAGCGAACTACGCAAGATTACTTCTATCGAAAGAATAATTAAGCAAAAGTTTGAAGAAAAGACTATACCATCAGGTATGGAAATATGCGAAATACAACTATTTCATTTAGCCAATAGGATAAAAGACGTAGAAGTAGATCATGAAATAAACTCTTACCTTCCTGCTATTTATGAAGTAATGAAAGATCTTTCTAAAGAAGAACTTATTCAGAAAATAGTATCGGTAGAGTTTAATAGATTTATTAACTACTACAAGAAAAATAGAGATCTTTCTACACAAGCTGCTGGCGACAGACGTGATGGTGGCGACCATATAGGCAACAATAGCGGAGCAGTTCGCTATTTTGTAAACATTGGGTCGAGAGATAATTTCGACTGGATGAGTCTTAAAGATTTCCTTCGTGATACACTTGGCTTAGGTCGTGATGATGTATTTAAAGTAGATGTAAAAGAAGGTTTTTCTTTCTTTAATACGAATGCTGAGCATACACAAGCAGTTTTAGATACTTTAAACAGCGTGCAACTTGAAGGACGCAAAATAAATGTTGAAATATCCAAAAATGATGGTGGATCTAACAACCGACGTAGGGACCACAACGGAAGAAGTGGAAGTGGCGGCGGAGGTCGTAGAAGCCAGTCTTTTGGAGCAGGAAAAAGTAATAGAAGAGAGAGCTCTTCTGAGCGTCCTGCAAGAAGAGGTGAAGGCAGAAGTGACTCTAGAGAAAGAAGACCAAGAAGAAGTTAA